A part of Paenarthrobacter sp. A20 genomic DNA contains:
- the nusA gene encoding transcription termination factor NusA, which produces MDIDMSALRLLEREREIPLDLLIPTIEQALLVAYHKTPGAFEKARAELDRKSGHVTIWATEIDDDGEPIGEFEDTPAGFGRIAASTARQIILQRLRDVEDDNVLGEFKGREGELVAGMIQQGNNPHMIQVNLGSVEALLPPPEQVPGEKYLHGSRLRAFVVDVHRGAKGPSITLSRSHPGLVRKLFEMEVPEIADHSVEIVALAREAGHRTKIAVKANTPGVNAKGACIGEMGSRVRAVMTELNDEKIDIVDFSDDPATFIANSLSPSRVNSVTITDEATRSARVVVPDYQLSLAIGKEGQNARLAAKLTGWRIDIISDAAPAKVD; this is translated from the coding sequence ATGGATATTGACATGAGCGCACTGAGACTCCTGGAGCGTGAGCGTGAAATCCCGCTGGATCTCCTGATTCCCACCATCGAGCAAGCATTGCTGGTGGCGTACCACAAGACGCCCGGCGCCTTCGAGAAGGCTCGCGCGGAGCTGGACCGCAAGAGCGGTCACGTGACCATCTGGGCCACTGAGATCGACGACGACGGCGAGCCGATCGGCGAGTTCGAGGACACCCCGGCCGGTTTCGGCCGCATCGCTGCCAGCACGGCACGCCAGATCATCCTGCAGCGTCTTCGCGACGTTGAGGATGACAATGTGCTGGGCGAGTTCAAGGGCCGTGAAGGCGAACTTGTGGCCGGCATGATCCAGCAGGGCAACAACCCGCACATGATCCAAGTCAACCTTGGGTCTGTTGAGGCACTGCTGCCGCCGCCCGAGCAGGTTCCCGGCGAGAAGTACCTCCACGGAAGCCGCCTGCGCGCTTTCGTGGTGGATGTCCACCGTGGTGCCAAGGGTCCGTCCATCACGCTGTCCCGTTCGCACCCCGGACTGGTCCGCAAGTTGTTTGAAATGGAAGTTCCGGAGATCGCGGACCACTCCGTGGAGATTGTGGCACTTGCCCGCGAAGCCGGCCACCGCACCAAGATTGCCGTCAAGGCGAACACTCCGGGCGTTAACGCCAAGGGTGCCTGCATCGGTGAAATGGGTTCGCGCGTCCGTGCCGTCATGACGGAACTGAACGATGAAAAGATCGACATCGTCGACTTCAGCGATGACCCGGCAACCTTCATCGCCAACTCCCTGTCGCCGTCGCGAGTGAATTCCGTCACTATTACCGACGAGGCAACCCGTTCAGCCCGCGTAGTGGTGCCCGATTACCAGCTTTCGCTGGCGATCGGCAAAGAGGGTCAGAACGCCCGGCTCGCAGCAAAGCTGACCGGTTGGCGGATCGATATCATCTCTGACGCCGCTCCGGCGAAGGTCGACTAA
- a CDS encoding YlxR family protein, with protein MAELLEHGQGPVRTCIGCRKQGSRSELVRLVAQGGGSSAVLVDERRRMAGRGAWLHPSEKCLALAIKRRAFGRALAGAAETGAVERYLMPGTPLVEAQAATGKPSKPESGSEN; from the coding sequence GTGGCTGAACTGCTGGAACACGGCCAGGGGCCTGTTCGCACGTGTATCGGATGCCGGAAGCAAGGCTCCCGGTCCGAGCTTGTCCGGCTGGTCGCCCAAGGCGGCGGTTCGTCCGCTGTCCTGGTGGATGAACGACGCCGGATGGCCGGCAGGGGTGCGTGGCTGCACCCCAGCGAAAAGTGCTTGGCATTGGCGATCAAGCGGCGCGCTTTCGGAAGGGCCCTTGCAGGCGCTGCCGAAACGGGCGCCGTTGAAAGATATCTGATGCCGGGCACGCCACTTGTGGAGGCCCAGGCCGCCACGGGAAAACCGTCCAAACCTGAAAGCGGGTCAGAAAACTGA
- the infB gene encoding translation initiation factor IF-2 produces MAKVRVHELAKELGITSKDAVTKLQELGEFVRSASSTIEAPVVKKLRDAYPGAGAAKAAAPAAAPAATRPAASRPAAPAPGPAAPKAPAPAPAAAAPAAPAPAAPAPAAPAAPAASTPVSAKPGARPAPKAETPAPARQGGQAPRPGGPRPGNNPFATSQGMPRGRGGDGDRPPRPGNNPFAPSQGMPRGERRNDGERPGGPRPAAGTGGPRPAAGTGGPRPGAPRPGAPRPGAPRPAGGPGGGNRPTPGMMPNRTERPAPGGAGRPGGAGRPGGGPGRPGGAPGTGTGGGAPAGGGFGKGGRGRGGTQGAFGKGGAGRGKQRKSKRAKRQELEQMSAPSLGGVSVPRGDGETIIRLRRGSSITDFAEKIDANPASLVTVLFHLGEMATATQSLDEDTFGLLGAELGYKLQVVSPEDEERELLDQFDINIQDELDAEGDDVLEARAPVVTVMGHVDHGKTRLLDAIRNSNVVAGEHGGITQHIGAYQISHVHEGTARDITFIDTPGHEAFTAMRARGAKVTDIAILVVAADDGVMPQTVEALNHAQAANVPIVVAVNKIDKEGANPDKVKGQLTEYGLVPEEYGGDTMFVEVSARQNLNIDELIDAVLLTADAALDLRANPDKDARGIAIEANLDKGRGAVATVLVQSGTLAVGDTIVAGTAHGRVRAMFDENGEALDVALPSRPVQVLGLSNVPRAGDTFLVTPDERTARQIAEKREAADRNAALAKRRKRISLEDFDQAVAEGKIDTLNLILKGDVSGAVEALEDALLKIDVGDDDVQLRVIHRGVGAITQNDVNLATVDNAIIIGFNVKPAERVAELADREGVDMRFYSVIYAAIDDIEMALKGMLKPEYEEVQLGTAEVREVFRSSKFGNIAGSIVRTGIIRRNTKARVSRDGKVIGDNLTVETLKRFKDDATEVRTDFECGIGLGSFNDINEGDIIETFEMREKPRV; encoded by the coding sequence GTGGCCAAGGTCCGCGTACATGAGCTCGCTAAAGAGCTCGGTATTACTTCCAAAGATGCAGTAACAAAACTGCAGGAATTGGGCGAATTCGTTCGCTCCGCCTCTTCCACCATTGAGGCCCCCGTCGTGAAGAAGCTTCGCGACGCCTATCCGGGTGCCGGTGCCGCAAAGGCCGCCGCTCCCGCAGCTGCTCCGGCGGCAACCCGTCCCGCAGCATCACGTCCGGCCGCTCCGGCTCCCGGACCTGCAGCACCCAAGGCTCCGGCCCCGGCGCCTGCAGCGGCTGCTCCGGCAGCTCCTGCTCCCGCGGCACCGGCTCCGGCAGCACCCGCGGCTCCCGCCGCGTCCACCCCGGTCTCTGCCAAGCCCGGCGCCCGTCCTGCTCCCAAGGCAGAGACTCCGGCTCCGGCACGTCAGGGTGGCCAGGCTCCGCGTCCGGGCGGTCCCCGTCCGGGCAACAACCCGTTTGCTACGTCCCAGGGCATGCCCCGCGGCCGTGGTGGCGATGGCGATCGTCCGCCGCGTCCGGGCAACAACCCGTTTGCTCCGTCGCAGGGTATGCCCCGTGGTGAGCGCCGCAACGACGGCGAACGCCCCGGCGGTCCCCGTCCCGCGGCCGGCACAGGCGGTCCCCGTCCCGCAGCGGGCACCGGTGGTCCCCGTCCGGGTGCTCCGCGTCCCGGTGCACCCCGTCCGGGTGCTCCGCGTCCCGCCGGTGGTCCCGGTGGCGGAAACCGTCCTACTCCGGGCATGATGCCCAACCGCACTGAGCGTCCGGCTCCCGGTGGCGCAGGCCGTCCGGGTGGCGCAGGCCGTCCCGGTGGCGGACCCGGTCGTCCGGGTGGCGCACCTGGTACAGGTACCGGTGGCGGCGCTCCCGCCGGCGGTGGCTTCGGCAAGGGTGGCCGCGGTCGCGGTGGCACCCAGGGTGCCTTCGGCAAGGGCGGTGCCGGTCGCGGCAAGCAGCGCAAGTCGAAGCGTGCAAAGCGCCAGGAACTGGAGCAGATGAGTGCTCCGTCGCTGGGCGGCGTATCAGTACCCCGCGGTGATGGCGAGACCATCATCCGTCTGCGTCGTGGCTCGTCCATCACGGACTTTGCCGAGAAGATCGATGCGAACCCCGCGTCGCTCGTGACCGTGCTGTTCCACCTCGGTGAGATGGCCACGGCTACGCAGTCCCTCGACGAAGACACCTTTGGCCTGCTTGGTGCCGAACTTGGCTACAAGCTCCAGGTTGTTTCCCCTGAGGACGAAGAGCGCGAGCTGCTGGACCAGTTCGACATCAACATCCAGGACGAACTCGACGCCGAAGGCGACGACGTCCTCGAAGCCCGTGCGCCGGTTGTCACCGTCATGGGTCACGTTGACCACGGTAAGACCCGCCTGTTGGACGCCATCCGCAACTCGAACGTTGTGGCCGGCGAGCACGGTGGAATCACCCAGCACATCGGTGCTTACCAGATCAGCCACGTCCACGAGGGCACGGCCCGCGACATCACCTTCATTGACACCCCCGGTCACGAGGCCTTCACGGCCATGCGTGCACGTGGTGCCAAGGTCACCGATATCGCGATCCTGGTTGTCGCAGCCGACGACGGCGTTATGCCGCAGACGGTGGAAGCACTCAACCACGCGCAGGCAGCAAATGTGCCGATCGTCGTCGCGGTGAACAAGATCGACAAGGAAGGCGCCAACCCTGACAAGGTCAAGGGCCAGCTGACCGAGTACGGCCTGGTTCCCGAAGAATACGGTGGCGACACCATGTTCGTTGAGGTCTCTGCACGCCAGAACCTCAATATCGACGAACTGATCGACGCTGTCCTGCTGACGGCCGATGCCGCCTTGGATCTGCGTGCCAACCCGGACAAGGACGCTCGAGGCATTGCCATCGAAGCGAACCTCGACAAGGGCCGCGGTGCTGTTGCCACCGTCCTGGTGCAGTCCGGTACCTTGGCCGTGGGCGACACGATCGTGGCCGGTACGGCTCACGGCCGCGTCCGCGCCATGTTCGACGAGAACGGCGAGGCACTTGATGTCGCACTGCCGTCCCGCCCGGTCCAGGTCCTCGGCCTGTCCAACGTGCCGCGTGCAGGTGACACCTTCCTGGTGACTCCTGACGAGCGTACGGCCCGCCAGATCGCCGAGAAGCGTGAAGCTGCCGACCGCAACGCCGCACTGGCCAAGCGCCGCAAGCGCATCAGCCTGGAAGACTTCGACCAGGCCGTTGCAGAAGGCAAGATCGACACCCTCAACCTCATCCTCAAGGGTGACGTGTCCGGTGCCGTGGAAGCCCTCGAAGACGCCTTGCTCAAGATCGACGTCGGAGACGACGACGTTCAGCTCCGTGTCATCCACCGCGGTGTGGGTGCCATCACGCAGAACGACGTCAACCTCGCAACGGTGGACAACGCCATCATCATCGGCTTCAACGTCAAGCCGGCAGAGCGCGTTGCTGAACTGGCTGACCGCGAAGGCGTGGATATGCGCTTCTACTCGGTCATCTACGCAGCAATCGATGACATTGAGATGGCTCTCAAGGGCATGCTCAAGCCGGAATACGAAGAGGTCCAGCTCGGTACTGCCGAGGTCCGTGAAGTCTTCCGTTCCTCCAAGTTCGGCAACATCGCAGGCTCGATCGTCCGCACGGGCATCATCCGCCGTAACACGAAGGCACGTGTCAGCCGCGACGGCAAGGTCATCGGTGACAACCTCACCGTTGAGACGCTCAAGCGCTTCAAGGATGACGCAACCGAAGTCCGTACCGACTTCGAGTGTGGTATTGGTCTTGGCTCCTTCAACGACATCAACGAAGGCGACATCATCGAGACCTTCGAGATGCGCGAAAAGCCGCGCGTCTAG
- the rbfA gene encoding 30S ribosome-binding factor RbfA translates to MADPARAAKLAQRIKVVVAEALGRRVKDPRVESITVTDARVTNDLQHATIYYTVFGDEVAHADAARALEKAKGVLRQEVGRNITVRLTPTLEFVADQIPVNASNLEELLREAKRRDAEVAALAASAKHAGEADPYKGDAPEDIDEDDFDEEDTDLSGDNELDEDANR, encoded by the coding sequence ATGGCTGATCCCGCACGCGCTGCCAAGCTGGCACAGCGGATTAAGGTCGTCGTCGCAGAAGCCCTCGGACGTCGCGTGAAGGATCCTCGTGTCGAGTCCATCACGGTGACCGACGCCCGCGTCACCAACGACCTTCAGCACGCCACCATCTACTACACCGTCTTCGGTGACGAGGTAGCCCACGCTGATGCCGCCCGTGCCTTGGAAAAGGCCAAGGGTGTGCTGCGGCAGGAAGTTGGCCGCAACATCACGGTCCGGCTCACCCCGACCCTCGAGTTCGTTGCCGACCAGATTCCGGTCAACGCCTCGAACCTTGAGGAGTTGCTGCGTGAAGCCAAGCGTCGCGACGCCGAGGTGGCCGCTTTGGCTGCCAGCGCCAAGCATGCAGGCGAAGCAGACCCCTACAAGGGCGACGCCCCTGAAGACATCGACGAGGACGACTTCGACGAAGAGGACACAGACCTCTCCGGCGACAACGAACTCGACGAAGACGCCAACCGCTAG
- a CDS encoding nucleoside deaminase, with the protein MSAHSAQQRDEYLNRAIRLAVQNVSDGGGPFGAVVVTPDGTVHEGVNRVTRDHDPTAHAEVVAIRRAAAAMQKFDLSGAVLYASCEPCPLCLSATLWARIGHVYFAADRHGAARAGFDDAVFYEYFAGTRPELLPVEQAEVAASGDPFEAWLNHSRRTAY; encoded by the coding sequence ATGTCGGCGCACAGTGCTCAGCAGCGTGATGAATACCTGAACCGGGCTATCCGCCTGGCGGTGCAGAACGTTTCCGACGGCGGCGGTCCTTTCGGCGCCGTCGTGGTCACCCCGGACGGAACTGTCCATGAGGGAGTGAACCGGGTGACACGTGACCACGACCCCACCGCCCATGCCGAAGTGGTGGCGATTCGTCGGGCAGCGGCCGCAATGCAGAAGTTCGACCTCAGCGGTGCCGTGCTCTATGCCAGTTGCGAGCCCTGCCCACTGTGTTTGTCGGCTACCCTGTGGGCCAGGATCGGTCACGTCTACTTCGCAGCGGACAGGCATGGTGCTGCCCGGGCGGGCTTTGATGACGCCGTGTTCTACGAATACTTCGCCGGTACCAGGCCTGAGCTGCTTCCGGTAGAGCAGGCGGAGGTGGCCGCATCCGGTGACCCGTTCGAAGCCTGGCTGAACCACTCCCGCCGGACCGCCTACTAG
- a CDS encoding pyridoxal phosphate-dependent aminotransferase: MPELAPHVRDVPVNQIREITEAAWATPGAIVLSIGEPGFALPRHVLDAGIACLDRDETNYTPNAGIPALREAFAARFREQQRVQIGAERVYVVDGAQQGLHFAMSLLLSPGDEILIPNPGYPTFAMTSRLLHAVPVRYPLYPQNDFQPHIEDIEALITPRTKVLMLNSPSNPLGAVISEDATRQLVDLAVRHDLWIISDECYEAFTFDVPHISPARFDSDVPGEARVFTSMTLSKTYGLTGLRIGALVCPPGLEQKMNNVMEAIVSCVASPSQYAALAALTGPQDYVSNAREHYRSNRDAASAVLSEKGIRYLGAQGAFYLWADVSHVSDGDVRTWVRKFLADSGVSFAPGTAFGSIGEGWIRIALCGGQQDLLDGVRRLPATV; encoded by the coding sequence ATGCCTGAGCTTGCCCCGCACGTGCGCGACGTCCCAGTGAACCAGATCCGTGAGATCACCGAGGCCGCCTGGGCGACGCCCGGCGCGATCGTCCTCAGCATCGGGGAACCGGGGTTTGCCCTCCCCCGCCATGTCCTGGACGCCGGCATTGCCTGCCTTGACCGTGATGAGACCAACTACACACCGAACGCCGGGATTCCGGCGCTCCGTGAAGCCTTCGCAGCCCGTTTCCGCGAACAGCAACGTGTTCAGATCGGGGCGGAGCGCGTCTATGTGGTGGACGGAGCCCAGCAAGGCCTGCACTTCGCCATGAGCCTCCTGCTCTCCCCCGGAGATGAGATCCTCATTCCCAACCCCGGCTACCCCACCTTTGCCATGACGAGCCGCCTCCTCCACGCGGTACCTGTGCGGTATCCGCTGTACCCTCAAAACGACTTCCAGCCGCATATCGAGGACATCGAGGCACTCATCACGCCCCGGACCAAGGTCTTGATGCTGAACTCGCCCTCCAACCCCTTGGGGGCAGTCATCAGCGAAGATGCCACCCGCCAACTGGTGGACCTGGCTGTGCGGCATGATCTTTGGATCATTTCGGACGAGTGCTACGAAGCCTTCACCTTCGACGTCCCGCATATCAGTCCGGCCCGCTTCGACAGCGATGTTCCCGGCGAAGCCCGCGTGTTCACGTCCATGACCTTGTCCAAAACGTATGGGCTCACGGGCCTGCGTATCGGGGCATTGGTTTGCCCGCCGGGCCTGGAACAAAAGATGAACAATGTCATGGAGGCGATCGTTTCCTGCGTCGCCTCACCGTCGCAGTACGCTGCGCTGGCTGCGCTGACCGGACCCCAGGACTACGTTTCCAACGCGCGCGAACACTACCGCAGCAACCGGGACGCGGCTTCGGCCGTGCTGTCGGAGAAGGGTATCCGCTATCTGGGTGCACAAGGAGCGTTCTATTTGTGGGCCGATGTGTCGCACGTCAGCGATGGGGATGTCCGCACCTGGGTGCGCAAATTCCTGGCGGATTCCGGGGTGTCGTTCGCGCCGGGAACTGCGTTCGGGTCCATCGGCGAGGGTTGGATCAGGATCGCCCTTTGCGGTGGGCAGCAAGACCTGCTCGACGGCGTCAGGCGCCTGCCAGCGACCGTTTAG